Below is a window of Perca flavescens isolate YP-PL-M2 chromosome 12, PFLA_1.0, whole genome shotgun sequence DNA.
cccccAGGATTTGAAACCTCCAGAAAATGTTGGTAATTAAAAATCTTTTACCAAATTTTTTATGTTGATAGCCTAAACTGGCAACTGGAAAACGCTgacagtgtgtgcgtgtatggggtggggggaggggaggggaatTGAAGATTGTGAAATTGCAACAACCTGCATGTGAAAGTGACCTCAATGTCAGCCAAAACAATCTCAGCaaatttgtgtaaaatgttcatattttctgtgttttatacAGCTAAAACAGcctggggtcaaattgaccccaagGAACACCGATGcgtacaaaatgcatacaggacATTGAAAATATATCATCATGTTAGTTTTATGTTTACCCAGTTGTCCCCATTAAATTAGGAAAAGTCATTCAatatgcagcaaaaaaaaatgatgtcaagCACTTTTTTAGAGATGTTAAACATTGAatggggtcaaattgaccccaaggataacaggagggttaaacatGCAGTGCATTGCAAAGTCCATGTCCAGTTCAGTAGGCTTACCTCATGAACACAGAATCAGTTAGAGATACACCCACTGAGTTGTATGGGCTGGGAGCTATAGATAAGATGGATACAAACTGCCCACTCTTGTTTTTTCAACGAGGCTGgagttttttcttttagtttgtAAGTTGCCCATTCTGACATATTTAGTCAGTAATGCAATCCAGGTTGTAGGGGGAAAGACGATTGCAACAGCATAACAATAACCATTCACTTTCTAAGATGCAACAGTAAGGCGTGATGTCATTTCAGTTACAGGAAACAATAAAAAGGCAACTTGAAGCACCTTGTCTCAATACAAACTGCAGCCTTGAACAAGATGAGACCATCAATCCTGATACATTTGAACTTAATCACCATGCAAGAAACATTCAACTACAACCTATAACAATCACTTTTAAGCATTgaaatagataaaataaaaacagaattcaaaatataaaatggtAATGAAGTGTGTAATAAAAAAGTAGACATTGTAGACTGCGGGACACATAAACAAGACAAacgcatacatatatatatatatatagaccactaaggtctatataaaagagacttcagatacagtattaggggaccactaaggtctatataaaagagacttcagatacagtattaggggaccactaaggtctatataaaagagacttcagatacagtattaggggaccactaaggtctatataaaagagacttcagatacagtattaggggaccactaaggtctatattaaagcatccaaagagcaccatgtcatgggacctttagaCTTTCTTCTTCATAAAACGTGTCGGACATCATCacatttttgtatacatttttattcatttacattagtaagctacaggacagcgtctttcaaaacatgacctgCGCATTTTCAGGCACTTCTGAAAATGCACTCTGTGTCTGACACCATTGTCCCAACTTCAAAGGATGAAATCAAAACAACAGTGATACTCGACGCCGCTTGCCTGCTTAAAACATGGCGGGACATGCCTGACTAATAATGCAGCGCACCCACATCCAATTGGCGACAATCTGTGTGACGTATACGGATGTAAACAGAGCAGAGAAGAGTCGTCCTACCGGCGTGTATGCAAGGTgagaatgttttaaaaatgtggttTCAAATGAGCTGAAAATGTAGGCACAATACTGATGGCGTTGAAGTAGCTCGTAATGCACGAATGCACGCATGGTAACGTTATCTGTGACGTAAAATCGGTATATGTGACTCTAATTTACCAGCAGTAACGTTATGTATTTGTACTTATTTTTCAATAGCAACATTTTTGTGAATCTCAACTGTGTGCAGATCAGTGAATGGACACGGAGCgttaatagtgtgtgtgtgtgtgtgtgtgtgtgtgtgtgtgtgtgtgtgtgtgtgtgtgtgtgtgtgtgtgtgtgtgtgtgtgtgtgtgtgtgtgtgtgtgtggtagataTGTCCGCCAACAAAAATATGGAAGTCTACCTctaaagaggtaaaaaaaaaataaccgttCCATACAACAAGTGTACAAAATAGgagaataattaataaaaataatttcctTAATGTAATTAAATTGACCACAGTGCCGGAAATTAAGTGTTGGATTGCTCAAACTGTTATGGGGGTGCCGGggaggacccccagaccccctgGTTATAATGTGTCACCACAAATGTTTAAACCAAACCTACGCCCTTGCCATGACATATGGCCGTATGAATAACTATACCATGAAACCAAGTGGCTGCACTATTAGGTCTGTCCTTTTTAATGGGGTGAACATGTCTCTTGTTTTATATACTTACAAATAATTTAGATCACTTTGTATACAACGTTTTCCACTTTGGCATTAAAGGGTCTCTCCATCAGTGCCAAAAAAGTCACTTTAAATTTACTTTGATTCAGTGTTGTAAAAAACATGCAATCGTCCATGTGCAGTTAATACTTTTTATATGAGTTGTATCTGGCTTCTCTGTTTTGGTTTGTATAATTGGACATACAGTGAGTGTGTATATACCATAGACAAGACTCACCTAGACTAATTATGTGGTATGACACCAGgcttcaaaattagcaccatctatctgccaaatgctggtaaaatatgcaagggACTGGTAGGTTTCCTTTACTCACCAACcataaaaaacaatggtaatctattgagtggtaGTCAAATTTAAACATTAACTAGCACTTTGGCTGGTGAGGAAATGACGCTTATAGGACTCAGTTTATTCTTTACTAATTGTCTGACCTGACTACTACTCTACAGTACAGAGGCAAGACCTTCAACCACTGGGGGTCAGCATAGGAAAGATCTTCAGCTACTTCAATGAGTTGCTTTTTCAATGCCCCAAACTCAATATGTATGAAGGAACTACAATTCATTATGTGCAATATCATTACTCTCATTGAGCAATATCTATTACTCATTGAATATGATCGCCACTATTGGGCAATTTTCAAATTATGTGCAATAACCTGcactgtatataaaaccatatatttttttaatatatgtatatagcgtCCCAGAACTGTGCACCTTAtcgcccttttttttttattgcacaacttattttattccatgttgttatatttattttacgtACATGTTGGCACTGGAAAAGGATTTGCCTGTAATCtaaatgtacatgtatataatgacaataaaaggcattctattctattcaCTCTCCACTGATAAAGAATGTATTCTCAGTTACTTATGACATGAGAACCATTTCATTCCAAAAACAATCAGGAAAGTGTTCCCAGCATGCATTATTCCCAGAAAAGTGACCATCCGTGTGGTCTTATAGGGAAGGAAGCGAAGATGAGGGTGTCCACCAGTCATCTCCAGCAGCTCGCCATCTTCACAACCGTGCTGACCGGGGGTGGGATCGGCACCATGTACTATCTGCAGCAGAGTGAGTACAACTGGGGTGTGAATGACAGCCTGGTGTGCCTCTAGTGTTTGAGTTTGTATGTGAGAAAAGGGGTTTAGGGCACGCACAGACCATAGAAAGGGAAGCGACGATTCGCCACAGGGGTTGTGCGGCGGTGGGAGCGTCACTTAAATGGCCCATTTGTATGACTattgtttgtgttatttattccacAAATCTGgaacaagtagactttatatttcacaattattgttttctgagaaagatagataggtaggtaggtaggtaggtagatagatagatagtcttTATTGTCCACTGGGGAAATTTGTTTTCACAGTCTGTACAAGGCCTCAtaaaaatacatgcatacacatacagtaaacatagaCACCTTCACCCCAATCACCCTGTAATGCACAGGTCCCTCCAGTCCGTTCCACTGGCACCCCTTGTGTGCAGCATGCAACATattagtaacacacacacattacagtcaCCGCTGGGGAGCTTCATTTAGGGATGATATGGCAGAAGGTACAAAACCCTTAAGCTACTGTAGCGGACCTGTGTCCAGGCCAAGGACCTGTATCTGTGTCCTGATGGAAGCAGTGTGAAAAAGGGGTAGAGGTGATGACTGGGGTGATGCGCAATTTGTCCGATGAGaacagtcagctgttacacaaactcctgaGAAGTAAAGTGCttgtgtttcctttttgtttttaccctcaaagggttttaaaactttcttgtggcgtTTCCTGTTTACTATAAGGGACTCTCACCCCACCtgaaaacagtgtgtgtgtgtgtgtgtgtgtgtgtgtgtgtgtgtgtgtgtgtgtgtgtgtgtgtgtgtgtgtgtgtgtgtgtgtgtgtgcgtgtgtgtgtgtgtgtgtgtgtgtgtgtgtgtgtgtgtgtgcgtgtgcgcagcCTTCAACTTCTGTCAGAGTTGCTCCATGTCAGACAACTGTTCAACTGCTCTAATCTTTTTTAAGTCCTTAACTGACAGGTGCACTGCTTTCATCTAATAGTTTTTGAACGAGAAGTTCAACTGCTCCCAGTCATTACACttcaacatttcaacattttagcattttagcaCTTTTAACTTATTATTTTATAACCCTCTTCCACTTTTTTGTACCTCACTTCTCTGTCTACCCATCCAATCAGAGAAGTTTGCCGAGTCAGACTACCACAGACTGGCTCTGCAGAAACTGGAGGCATGTCCAGTTGCCATGGAAAGCCTGGGCGCCCCACCTTTAAAAGTCCACAACATCCATCTGAGTGACAGAAACAACCGCATAGATCAGCGCACTGCACAGGTACGGTGTTTCAGTCAGCGGTCACCGTACCCCTACTGGCGACTGGGTGTCACTgtgcaaatgtttgtttttgctatcTTGTCCTTGTAATTGTTGTGtgaaaaaagtttttctttgctTGCCAATTACATTGAATCAAGAAAGCCAACCACTTCTCATTTTTTAGAAcagttaatattttacattcatcatTATGATAAAAAAATTTCAGGGGGTTAAACTGACCACTTTTAATTAATGTTAACCCCCGCCACATTTGGCGTACTTGTGGACCAACTCAACTCTGACGGATTGGGGATTGATAGTGGTCAtgtattattgatttatttataatgtattataattattattattattattattattattattattgttcatAAACTAGTAATGTATGGTTTTTCAACAATTTCAAGTgaataatataacaatttacggaaaatattgttaaagcttgtgtcatgtggtgcACCCCCCACTGGTTGTGAATGGTTGGTGCCCCTGGGCACCGCCCCAAGTGCCCTTTGGAAAATCCGGGCATgtccgtcggacagtctggcgaggtcggtgactcgagtctgttcggtgtgttccgtgccgtcgtcagtcggaggaggagccgtcggcgttcatttgggccgatattgacttgttgaatcggccagtgggcggtcggactcaatgaccaattacCGGGAATGACGAGCGGGGTCGAGCgtgacgaacgcctctcaaacatctgacgaaaatcttttaaaatgaccttttgtcgatctgaaatgaagacagattcagcaactgcacggcccgtttctcgcttaaaatgttgtcagaaacacgtttcggtgaactattttcgtaaaatacgagatcgtattccgaaacgagccgccattatggtcagggagaagccagacccacgtgacgcattcgcacaatcagctgccggttttaatttctttgggcgacaatacagattagtgccgcctgctgttatggagacgtattacttTTCGCGCAcgtgcagaacgtacgctccagtcagcgtcgcttcggtgtgttctgaggtaCTTTTTTggccaactcggggagactgatgtTGTGTGGCAGTAGGTCTCTCATATGTTGTGTATCTTTTGTTGTCATGATGAGCTCTGATATCTCTCCACGCTTTACTAAATACTAGATTAATTGGAATTTGCGTTGTGTTGCAGATAAAGATCCCTGTGACTGGTTCACAAACTGGAGGTTATCTGTATACGTCTTCAATCAGAGACCCTGACACCAACAGGTGAGTACATTCTGGTAATGCATTCTATCACCTCATTCTGCTCTCAAATGtaagtttcttttcttttttttaaatagcctgTTTATTAGTTACAGTACTTTTGAAATAACAGGATAATGTATTACCTTCTAGCCGTGCATCAATATACAGACTTCCCTGCATACACCATGACACAAACCTGGGGTTTCAGTGACTTTGTTCACCGCAACTTCCTGCTTCCTTTGTAGATGTAGATACACAACCACATAAGAAGCATTCATGGTATtctaaaatacaaaagaaaagaatcagAAAGAAAGATTTATTTCCAtgtaaaaactaaacaaacataaatatagaAACAAATAACCACCTACACATCCACCACATCACATTTATTTAGAAAGACAAGTCTGCCACTTTCAAAGTCAGGAGTTGAGTTTTCATTCAAACTGACTTATGACTGGTGTGTGTTCACTGCATGCCAAATAAATCAGACCACACACGGCCAAGTGGCGTCCTAATCTAGCCTGCTGTATGACCCGTTGCTTGTGCAGCAATGTAGCAAATTAGCACGTAAAAGGTTATTTCTTAAACTGAGTCTGGTGCAGTGCTCGCTCCACATAAAACATCCTAGGGGCAGACctatctcataaagtggcgtatgtatgacacgccaattcgcaCGCccttttggcgtgttatcaagacgcataatcgctttttggCGTGTTGATTAACGCagttcggccgccattgacctacattacgtgtgaattttcactgtagagagtagtatggagggaggttggttggttggggtggtggatgggtaaaacacaggactttcacccaggacagCTGGGATcacgtcccgcgtgtggcgttttttagccattttttttattattattatttttttaagccttccccaaacgttcttacctaaacccaaccgtttattgatTTCCTAAgtgtgtgacgttggtcacgtcgtgtttttgtcgtttttttgtgttactaaagcctttcccagtgttcttttcctaaaccctaccttttttttttacacgcatgtgacgttctcgcgatagtacgtcatgttctcgcgataacatgCAACGTGGCGACGCCACgaggtgtgtatgtttacatccgctgtatacagcgtagacatacccgtggatagctcaaagtgcgtacagataacacgccatttggctttaggaaaggggcgtgtatgtttacgcaaagtcatgatgttaCGTTGCTGGGGGCTACATTACTTCCAGCAAACTTCAAGGAGAGCAGTGAGGGCAAAACAGCATCACGATCTCTTTTATGtaactttattttaatttttcttaGTGGACAATGTAtgacagacatacagtacaggccaaaggtttggacacaccttctcattcaaatgcgtttcctttttattttcatgactatttacattgtagattctcactgaaggcatcaaaactatgatgaacacatatggaattatgtacttaacaaaaaaatgtgaaataactgaaaacatgtcttatattttagattcttcaaagtagccgccctttgcttttttattaataagggcaaacaatccactaattaaccctgacaaagcacacctgtgaagtgaaaaccatttcaggtgactacctcatgaagctcattgagagaacaccaagggtttgcagagttatcaaaaaaagcaaagggtggctactttgaggaatctaaaatataagacatgttttcagttatttcacactttcttgttaagtacataattccatatgtgttcattcatagttttgatgccttcagtgagaatctacaatgtaaatagtcatgaaaataaagaaacacattgaatgagaaggtgtgcccaaacttttggcctgtactgtacagatAGCACCAAACTACATAACAAACCACAATAATATCCTCTATGGCAATTGTAGGTATTTGATtggaaaataaaactataatgtTACTGTCACACCAAGCATGAGTAgcgggaaaaaaaattataaaaataaaataataattaaactaACATGAATAAATGAGAGGTGGTTTGTCTCCAGACTGTCAGCTGGGAAAAAATGAAGACAGTGATGGCAGAATGGGAGTGACCCAGTGGCATTGATAGAAGAGAAGTAGGAAATGAATGGGGGTCCACATTGCAGAGACATTTCTAAAGActgattgttttctaaaaagaagaATGcgcatcacatgtcagtcagtcagtctgacatttatttcatttgtaaagaataACTTTTCTGCAGTTTCTGCTTTcggtctgttttgctggaaacagataTGTAGTCACCATCAGCGGTACCATATAAACGGGAAAACATTTAGGTGAAGCATTggtaaaaaattaaatgaaaatataaattttgGGGAAAATATTCCATTTTAAAAATCATCGCGAAAAAAATCCCTATACAGacgtgaatacatttttttcccctagcccattagggctgcacaatatgaggaaaatatcttattgtgattattttgaccgATATTGCGATTGCAACATGAgccacgatattggagggaatgatcatttttacatcattctcattttcatttaaaaatattaaaattaagaGTGGAGTTTTTGCGAGGATCtctaccaaacaaagatttttt
It encodes the following:
- the coa1 gene encoding cytochrome c oxidase assembly factor 1 homolog, with product MQGKEAKMRVSTSHLQQLAIFTTVLTGGGIGTMYYLQQKKFAESDYHRLALQKLEACPVAMESLGAPPLKVHNIHLSDRNNRIDQRTAQIKIPVTGSQTGGYLYTSSIRDPDTNRWSLKQAVLKLKEGQIIDLLNPPQPAAAQTQEHTQGEDMDHWH